TATATCTGAGTCTCATTTAGAGATCTTTCTTAAGATATTTCTTCTAAGTCCTTTTTGTTTCGTGGTTGAGTTTTTATTGAAAAATATTTTTCAATAAAGTGATTAAAGTTTACTTACTGTAGAATGAAATCGTTGTGGAAATTTGTAATTTCACTTCAACTTAATCACAACTAATTATGAGCACTATTAAATCAACCAAACTTTTTACGGCCAGTTGTCTGGCTTTACTGGTCACTTCTCTTTCCTTTGGCATACGCGCCGGAATGATGAATCAATTAGGCATAGATTTCCAGTTAAATGCTACACAACTCGGAACGATTACAGCTACTGCATTCTGGGGATTCCCGCTTGCTATTGTAGTCGGTGGTTTTGTAGTAGATATCATCGGAATGAAGCGTCTACTGGTCATGGCATTTTTATTCCATTTAACAGGAATTGTGTTGACCATATTCGCACAGGGATATTGGAGTTTGTTTTTCTCGACACTATTGATTGGTATTGCCAATGGAACAGTAGAAGCAGCCTGTAATCCTTTAGTGGCAGCATTGTATCCGGAAGAAAAAACGACACGTCTTAATTATTTTCATTTGTGGTTTCCCGGAGGGATTGTCATAGGAACACTGTTGGTGACATTATTTGTTCATCTGGGAATAGGCTGGCAATTTCAGGTCGCCACTATGCTGATCCCAACTTTAATTTATGGTTACCTTTTCTTAAAACTTGAGTTTCCGGTAACGGAGCGCGTATCTTCCGGCTATTCTAGTGCAGATATGTATAAAGCTGTTTTCAGTCCCTTATTTTTATTCATGTTTGTCTGTATGTTTATGACCGCTATAACAGAGCTATTCACAGGCCAGTGGATCAGCCTTTTGCTAAAGAATGTGACCGACAATGCCATTTTACTGTTGACAATTACAACAGGTATTATGGTAGTGGGACGAGCTTTTGCAAAACCCATTGTAAAAAAGCTGGCTCCTCAGGGAGTTTTACTGTTTTCAGCTGTTTTTGCAGCTCTCGGATTATATCTGTTAAGTACATTGTCCGGAAATTCTGTGTTTTTTGCTGCACTTATATTTGGTATTGGGGTATGTTATTTCTGGCCAACAATGATTGGTTTTGTGGCGGAAAATATTCCTAAATCGGGTGCACTGGGAATTAACCTTTTAGGTGGAGCTGGTATGTTTGCCGTATCTCTATATACGATCTTTATGGGTAATTTTTATGATGGTTTGATCATCAGACATTTACCTGAAGGAGCAGATCTTCAGGAATACAGTACTGCGGTGGAGGGCTCAGTGGAAGCTACTGCATTTGCAACAGCCAGGAACCTCGCGGGTCCGGAAGTACTTCAGGTGACATTGATTCTTCCTGTCGTATTGATTTTTGCATTTTTAGGATTAGTGTTGTATATGAGGTATTTAAGGAAATCGCAACAGACTTCCAAAGTATAAAATATCATTTTCAGATTTATCTTAGATACGTTATGAGCAGCAGATTTAAGAGCTCTTAGTTTTATGAAATTTATATGTGTATATATCATTCATCAGGCAAAATCACTAATTTTAGATCCATTGATAATATGCTTTGTTGACAAAGAAATGCTGATATGACCCTACACAAAAATAAGCACAGAAAACTTATATCACTTTTTTGTCTGATTTTCAGTCTTTTGTTGTTTATGTCCTGTAATGGTTCAAAATTGTCAAAGGAAAGAATCACAGATCTTTCATGGATAGGAGCGGATATTGCTATATCACAAAACCTTACAGATAAAAATGAGAATGAAATCTCTGTAAAACTATTTGACAAAAATGGCGATATCATTAGCAATGATAGTGTGCAGATCAAACTTAATGGGGTAGATCTTGAGCTTCAGAAAAGACAAGGCTTATATTATACTAATGAGACCAGATATTACAGTACTGATATTCCTGTTGATAAAGGGTATCACCTGATAATAAATCTAAGTGGTAAATGGTACGCATTAGGCAGTGTAGCTCTTATTCCGGAAGTAAATGAGGAAGATATTGTTACAGATAAACAGACTGATCGGGAGAAAGATTTTCACATAAAAT
The Sphingobacterium spiritivorum genome window above contains:
- a CDS encoding MFS transporter, whose protein sequence is MSTIKSTKLFTASCLALLVTSLSFGIRAGMMNQLGIDFQLNATQLGTITATAFWGFPLAIVVGGFVVDIIGMKRLLVMAFLFHLTGIVLTIFAQGYWSLFFSTLLIGIANGTVEAACNPLVAALYPEEKTTRLNYFHLWFPGGIVIGTLLVTLFVHLGIGWQFQVATMLIPTLIYGYLFLKLEFPVTERVSSGYSSADMYKAVFSPLFLFMFVCMFMTAITELFTGQWISLLLKNVTDNAILLLTITTGIMVVGRAFAKPIVKKLAPQGVLLFSAVFAALGLYLLSTLSGNSVFFAALIFGIGVCYFWPTMIGFVAENIPKSGALGINLLGGAGMFAVSLYTIFMGNFYDGLIIRHLPEGADLQEYSTAVEGSVEATAFATARNLAGPEVLQVTLILPVVLIFAFLGLVLYMRYLRKSQQTSKV